A stretch of Henckelia pumila isolate YLH828 chromosome 4, ASM3356847v2, whole genome shotgun sequence DNA encodes these proteins:
- the LOC140863322 gene encoding glutamate synthase 1 [NADH], chloroplastic isoform X2: MVPIHSRFSTNTFPSWDRAQPMRVLGHNGEINTLRGNVNWMKAREGLLKCKELGLSKTEMKKILPIVDASSSDSGAFDGVLELLVRAGRSLPEAIMMMIPEAWQNDKNMDPHRKSLYEYFSALMEPWDGPALISFTDGRYLGATLDRNGLRPGRFYVTHSGRVIMASEVGVVDIPPEDVSRKGRLNPGMMLLVDFENHVVVDDEALKQQYSLARPYGDWLKRQKIQLKDIVESVRESDRIPPPIAGVVPVSRNDENMEHMGIHGLLAPLKAFGYTVESLEMLLLPMAKDGIEALGSMGNDAPLAVMSDREKLTFEYFKQMFAQVTNPPIDPIREKIVTSMECMIGPEGDLTETTEEQCHRLSLKGPLLSIDEMEAIKRMSYRGWRSKVLDITYSKDRGRKGLEETLDRICSEAHNAIKEGYTALVLSDRAFSPKRVAVSSLMAIGAVHHHLVKKLERTRVALIVESAEPREVHHFCTLVGFGADAICPYLAVEAIWRLQVDGKIPPKATGEFHSKDELVRKYFNASNYGMMKVLAKMGISTLASYKGAQIFEAVGLSSEVMERCFTGTPSRVEGATFEALAQDALELHELAFPTRALPPGSAEAVALPNPGDYHWRKGGELHLNDPLAMAKLQEAARSNSVAAYKEYSKLIQELNKSCNLRGLLKFKEAEVKVPIEEVQPASEIVQRFCTGAMSYGSISLEAHTTLAIAMNKIGGKSNTGEGGEQPSRMEPLADGSRNPRRSAIKQVASGRFGVSSYYLTNADELQIKMAQGAKPGEGGELPGHKVIGDIAVTRNSTAGVGLISPPPHHDIYSIEDLAQLIHDLKNANPGARISVKLVSEAGVGVIASGVVKGHADHVLISGHDGGTGASRWTGIKSAGLPWELGLAETHQTLVANDLRGRTVLQTDGQLKTGRDVAIAALLGAEEFGFSTAPLITLGCIMMRKCHKNTCPVGIATQDPVLREKFAGEPEHVINFFFMLAEEVREIMSQLGFRTLNEMVGRSDMLELDKDVANNNEKLKNIDLSLLLRPAADIRPDAAQFCVQKQDHGLDMALDNKLIALAHPALEKSLPVYIESPICNVNRTVGTMLSHEVTKRYHMVGLPSDTIHIKLSGSAGQSLGAFLCSGITLELEGDSNDYVGKGLSGGRIVVYPPKESKFDPKENIVIGNVALYGATNGEAYFNGMAAERFAVRNSGAKAVVEGVGDHGCEYMTGGTVVVLGETGRNFAAGMSGGIAYVLDVDSKFRNRCNSELVDLDPVIEEDDILTLRMMIQQHQRHTSSKLAKQVLTDFESLLPKFIKVFPRDYKQVLASKKAEEISKAASKKSAREAEVQEEAELMEKDAFEELKKLAAGSVSQKSSQVEEEISKRPTRVPDAVKHRGFVAYEREGVSYRDPNVRMNDWNEVMEEMKPGPLLKTQAARCMDCGTPFCHQENSGCPLGNKIPEFNELVYQNRWREALDRLLETNNFPEFTGRVCPAPCEGSCVLGIIENPVSIKSIECSIIDKAFEEGWMVPRPPLKRTGKRVAIIGSGPAGLAAADQLNRLGHTVTVFERADRIGGLMMYGVPNMKTDKIDVVQRRVNLMEKEGVNFVVNANVGKDPSYSIDKLHEESDAIVLAVGATKPRDLPVPGRDLSGVHFAMEFLHSNTKSLLDSNLQDGKYISAKDKKVVVIGGGDTGTDCIGTSIRHGCSNLVNLELLPEPPRTRAAGNPWPQWPRIFRVDYGHQEATTKFGKDPRSYQVLTKRFIGDEKGAVKGLEVVHVHWEKDASGKFQFKEVEGSEEIIEADLVLLAMGFLGPESTLADKLELERDNRSNLKAEYGRFATSVKGVFAAGDCRRGQSLVVWAISEGRQAASQVDKYLMKDDSESTVGEKHGEFVKVQQQDRQTVRTIL; the protein is encoded by the exons ATGGTGCCT ATACACTCTAGGTTCTCGACAAACACATTCCCCAGCTGGGATCGTGCTCAACCAATGCGTGTCCTTGGGCACAATGGGGAAATTAACACGCTTAGGGGAAATGTCAACTG GATGAAAGCTCGTGAAGGTCTTTTAAAGTGCAAGGAGCTTGGCTTGTCAAAGACGGAGATGAAGAAGATTCTACCTATTGTAGATGCTAGCTCGTCAGATTCAG GTGCCTTTGATGGTGTGCTTGAGCTTTTGGTTCGAGCTGGTAGAAGTCTCCCTGAAGCTATAATGATGATGATTCCTGAAGCTTGGCAGAATGATAAGAACATGGATCCTCATCGGAAGTCCTTGTACGAATATTTCTCTGCTCTTATGGAACCATGGGATGGCCCTGCTCTTATATCAT TTACTGACGGACGGTATCTTGGAGCAACATTGGATCGGAATGGATTACGTCCTGGTCGCTTTTATGTGACACACAGTGGGAGAGTTATTATGGCAAGTGAAGTTGGAGTGGTTGATATTCCCCCAGAGGATGTCTCCAGGAAAGGGAGACTTAATCCTGGTATGATGCTCCTCGTGGACTTTGAGAATCATGTTGTTGTAGATGATGAAGCCTTGAAGCAACAATATTCGCTTGCAAGGCCTTATGGTGACTGGCTAAAAAGGCAAAAGATACAATTGAAAGACATTGTTGAATCTGTCCGGGAATCTGACCGTATTCCTCCTCCCATAGCTGGAGTTGTACCG GTATCTCGCAACGACGAAAACATGGAACACATGGGTATCCATGGTTTATTGGCTCCACTGAAGGCATTTGG TTACACAGTTGAATCTTTAGAAATGCTGTTACTACCCATGGCGAAAGACGGCATTGAGGCCCTTGGGTCTATGGGAAATGATGCTCCACTGGCCGTGATGTCTGATAGGGAAAAGCTTActtttgaatattttaagcaGATGTTTGCTCAGGTCACAAATCCTCCAATCGATCCCATTAGGGAGAAGATAGTTACCTCGATGGAATGCATGATTGGTCCAGAAGGTGATCTCACAGAGACTACCGAAGAGCAGTGCCATCGTCTATCATTAAAAGGTCCTCTCCTATCAATTGATGAAATGGAAGCAATAAAAAGAATGAGTTACAGAGGCTGGAGAAGCAAAGTTCTAGATATCACGTACTCCAAGGACCGTGGTAGGAAGGGCTTGGAGGAGACATTAGACAGGATATGTTCGGAGGCACATAATGCAATCAAGGAGGGTTATACTGCACTAGTGCTTTCTGACCGAG CTTTCTCACCGAAGCGTGTTGCAGTAAGTTCCCTTATGGCCATTGGTGCTGTCCATCATCATTTAGTGAAGAAACTTGAGCGAACCCGAGTTGCATTGATTGTTGAATCTGCCGAGCCCCGTGAAGTACACCATTTTTGTACACTTGTAGGATTTGGTGCAGATGCAATCTGCCCTTATTTGGCGGTTGAGGCCATTTGGAGATTGCAAGTTGATGGTAAAATTCCGCCCAAAGCAACTGGTGAGTTCCACTCGAAGGATGAGCTTGTCAGGAAATATTTCAATGCCAGCAACTATGGCATGATGAAAGTCCTTGCCAAGATGGGTATATCGACTTTGGCCTCATACAAGGGAGCACAAATCTTTGAGGCAGTGGGTCTATCATCAGAGGTGATGGAACGATGCTTCACTGGAACCCCTAGCAGAGTTGAGGGTGCCACTTTTGAAGCCCTTGCGCAGGATGCACTCGAGTTGCATGAGCTGGCTTTCCCAACACGTGCGTTGCCACCTGGTAGTGCTGAGGCTGTTGCACTCCCTAATCCAGGTGATTATCACTGGAGGAAAGGTGGTGAATTGCACCTGAACGATCCTCTTGCCATGGCAAAGTTGCAAGAAGCTGCCAGGTCTAACAGCGTGGCTGCTTACAAAGAATATTCTAAGCTCATCCAAGAATTGAACAAGTCCTGCAATTTAAGGGGACTTCTGAAATTTAAAGAGGCTGAAGTAAAGGTACCTATTGAAGAAGTTCAGCCAGCTAGTGAGATTGTACAACGGTTTTGTACCGGTGCCATGAGCTATGGATCAATATCATTGGAGGCACATACAACTCTAGCTATTGCTATGAACAAAATTGGGGGAAAGTCCAACACTG GTGAGGGAGGTGAACAACCATCTCGAATGGAACCGCTTGCAGATGGTTCAAGGAATCCAAGGAGGAGTGCTATTAAGCAGGTTGCCAGCGGCAGATTTGGAGTTTCTAGCTATTATCTGACAAATGCTGATGAATTACAGATAAAAATGGCTCAG GGAGCAAAGCCTGGTGAAGGGGGTGAACTTCCAGGGCACAAAGTTATTGGCGACATTGCTGTCACTCGGAATTCCACTGCTGGCGTGGGGCTTATCAGTCCACCTCCTCATCATGACATTTATTCAATTGAAGATCTTGCACAATTGATTCATGACCTTAAG AATGCAAATCCCGGGGCTCGCATTAGCGTGAAGCTTGTTTCTGAAGCTGGTGTTGGAGTGATTGCTAGTGGGGTTGTTAAGGGCCATGCTGATCACGTCTTGATCTCTGGTCATGATGGAGGTACGGGAGCTTCGAGATGGACTGGGATCAAGAGTGCTGGTCTTCCTTGGGAGCTTGGTCTTGCAGAGACCCACCAAACATTAGTTGCTAATGATCTTCGTGGTCGAACTGTTCTTCAAACAGATGGCCAACTTAAAACTGGAAGAGACGTGGCCATTGCTGCCCTTCTTGGTGCAGAGGAGTTCGGTTTTAGCACAGCTCCTCTCATAACTCTGGGTTGTATCATGATGAGGAAGTGCCATAAAAACACTTGCCCTGTTGGTATTGCCACTCAAGATCCAGTTCTTAGGGAAAAGTTTGCCGGTGAACCAGAACATGTCATCAATTTCTTCTTCATGCTTGCGGAAGAAGTGAGGGAGATAATGTCTCAGCTTGGATTTCGAACTCTCAACGAAATGGTTGGCCGCTCAGACATGCTTGAACTGGATAAAGATGTTGCTAACAACAATGAGAAGCTTAAGAACATTGATCTTTCCTTGTTACTCCGACCAGCTGCTGATATTAGGCCAGATGCTGCTCAGTTTTGTGTGCAGAAACAGGATCATGGTTTGGACATGGCTTTAGATAACAAACTTATAGCATTAGCCCATCCTGCCTTGGAGAAAAGTCTTCCTGTATACATTGAATCACCAATCTGCAACGTAAACCGAACCGTTGGAACCATGTTAAGCCACGAAGTGACAAAGCGCTACCATATGGTGGGACTTCCTTCAGATACAATCCACATCAAACTAAGTGGAAGTGCAGGCCAGAGTCTTGGAGCTTTTCTCTGTTCCGGAATCACCCTTGAGCTTGAAGGTGATAGTAATGATTATGTTGGAAAAGGCTTGTCAGGTGGAAGAATTGTTGTGTATCCGCCTAAAGAAAGCAAATTTGATCCAAAGGAGAATATTGTCATTGGAAATGTCGCCCTGTATGGGGCCACTAATGGAGAGGCTTACTTTAATGGGATGGCAGCAGAAAGGTTTGCCGTTCGGAACTCTGGAGCTAAAGCAGTAGTGGAAGGTGTGGGGGATCACGGCTGTGAGTATATGACTGGTGGAACTGTCGTCGTGCTTGGTGAGACTGGAAGAAACTTTGCTGCTGGTATGAGTGGAGGCATTGCATATGTTCTCGATGTTGATTCGAAGTTCAGAAATCGGTGCAACTCTGAGTTGGTGGATCTTGATCCAGTAATCGAAGAGGATGATATTTTGACGCTTCGAATGATGATACAACAGCATCAACGTCACACAAGCAGCAAATTGGCGAAACAAGTTCTTACTGATTTTGAGTCTCTTCTGCCAAAATTCATCAAGGTCTTTCCTCGTGATTATAAACAAGTTCTTGCAAGCAAGAAAGCAGAGGAAATTTCAAAAGCAGCTTCAAAAAAATCTGCCAGAGAAGCTGAGGTGCAAGAAGAGGCAGAGTTGATGGAGAAAGATGCTTTTGAAGAGCTTAAGAAGTTGGCAGCTGGATCTGTCAGTCAAAAATCCAGCCAA GTTGAAGAAGAAATATCAAAGAGGCCGACTCGTGTTCCAGATGCCGTGAAACATAGGGGTTTTGTTGCTTATGAGCGAGAAGGTGTGTCATACAGAGATCCTAATGTTCGAATGAATGACTGGAATGAAGTTATGGAAGAAATGAAACCTGGCCCACTCCTGAAAACACAAGCTGCTCGTTGTATGGACTGTGGTACTCCGTTTTGTCATCAG GAGAACTCTGGATGCCCTCTTGGGAATAAGATACCTGAATTTAAtgagttagtgtaccaaaatagATGGCGTGAAGCATTGGATCGACTTCTGGAGACTAACAATTTCCCAGAGTTCACTGGTCGTGTTTGCCCTGCACCTTGTGAAGGGTCTTGCGTTCTTGGTATCATAGAAAATCCAGTCTCTATCAAAAGTATTGAATGTTCTATCATAGACAAAGCTTTTGAGGAGGGATGGATGGTGCCACGGCCACCTTTGAAGAGAACTGG AAAAAGAGTTGCTATTATTGGAAGTGGACCTGCTGGTTTGGCTGCTGCTGATCAATTAAATCGGCTGGGTCACACTGTAACGGTGTTTGAACGTGCGGATAGAATAGGCGGTCTTATGATGTATGGTGTCCCAAACATGAAGACTGACAAAATTGATGTCGTCCAGAGAAGGGTCAATCTCATGGAAAAAGAAGGTGTCAACTTTGTGGTCAATGCTAATGTTGGAAAAGATCCCTCATACTCGATAGATAAACTTCACGAGGAAAGTGACGCCATTGTTTTGGCTGTAGGAGCCACAAAACCGAG GGACCTTCCTGTTCCTGGACGAGACCTTTCTGGAGTCCATTTTGCTATGGAGTTTCTGCATTCAAATACAAAAAGCTTGCTTGATAGCAATCTTCAGGATGGCAAGTACATCTCCGCAAAAGACAAGAAAGTGGTTGTAATTGGTGGAGGTGACACGGGCACCGACTGTATTGGAACATCTATCAGGCATGGCTGCAGTAACCTCGTAAATTTAGAGCTTCTCCCTGAGCCACCGCGTACTAGGGCTGCAGGAAATCCTTGGCCACAG TGGCCCCGTATATTCCGTGTAGACTATGGTCACCAAGAAGCTACTACCAAGTTTGGGAAGGATCCAAGGTCCTATCAGGTGTTGACCAAACGTTTCATAGGAGATGAGAAAGGAGCAGTGAAAGGACTTGAGGTCGTACATGTCCACTGGGAAAAAGACGCGAGTGGAAAGTTTCAATTCAAGGAAGTTGAAGGTTCAGAGGAGATTATCGAAGCTGATCTAGTGCTTCTTGCCATGGGATTCCTCGGGCCTGAATCG ACACTGGCAGACAAATTGGAGCTAGAACGAGACAACAGATCTAACTTAAAAGCCGAGTATGGGCGTTTCGCGACAAGTGTGAAAGGCGTGTTTGCAGCTGGTGATTGCCGAAGGGGTCAATCTCTTGTCGTGTGGGCAATCTCCGAAGGCAGGCAAGCAGCTTCTCAAGTCGACAAGTACCTCATGAAAGACGACTCTGAAAGCACCGTTGGTGAAAAACACGGAGAATTCGTTAAAGTGCAGCAGCAAGACAGGCAAACAGTGAGGACAATTTTGTGA